A window of Methanocellales archaeon genomic DNA:
TCTGAAAGCCAGAAAGCATAGGAATCTGGTCAAGGAGATCAAGCTGGTGATATACAATACGATATCGATAGAGCAGTCAGGAGAGCATTTATGTTCATTCGGATAGAGGTTTTCTACAAGGCCAAATCTTATATCTTGTATATGTCCTATCTTAAATCACAGACCACAATCAAATCCAACCATATAAAGTCAAATGTAACCCCCAATTCAATGAAGACCACCTCTATCGATGACTTAATTTATATGACTTAATTTATTAACATCAAAATTTACCTAAAAAGCTTTGCTTTTGTGGGGCCACCCCCAATCCTGCCAGCTCCTCACTCAAACTCGCAACTATCTTTCTCATCTTCTTCTCCTTGGCCATACTAGCCCAATAATAGGTTTCATCTGCCGTCCCCTCAGTAATCAATATCTTAACCCTTCCAAAACCCCTTCGAGCCGTCCTACCCATCCTTTGGATAAGTCTGATCTCGCTGGGGACGGGTTCGTAAAAAATGACAAAATCTACTGACGGTATATCCAGTCCCTCCTCTGCAATGCTTGTTGCTACCAATATGTTGTATGTACCACTCTGAAATTCTCGAAGTATGTGGGACTGCTCGTCCTGCGTAAGCCCCGGGTCATGTTGCTTGGAAGCCTGACCCACAAATCTTATTGGTCTCGCCAGTTCCACCTCTTTCAGGCTGTGAACGATCTTCGTCGCGGTATCCCTAAACTGAGTAAAAACGATGATCTTTGATTTGGGGTTCTGTGACAATTCGCTCATTATCGCCTGTCTCAGCTTTTCCTGCTTTGGATGATCTATATTCAAGTATTTTTTCACTAGTTCCGTCAACACCGAAAAGCCTTGGAGCCTTGTGACCCTTCTTGCAAACTTAACATCTCTCTTGGCTTTATCCTGTATGCTTTTTAGAAATTTGTGCAATACTTCTATGTCCTGTGTCGTCAGAACTTCGATAGCGTGTGAGAGAGATATCGCTGCAGCTTGAAGTATGATGGCGGTGTATACGCTCCCTTGCCTTTTGTCTCGGTTTAGATTAGCCCTCAGCCTTTGACCCAGTATCAACAAGTCCCTTTTGCTGATGTATTTTGTTTTCTTGTATGTCAACAATCCCATAGATTGTAGTTTTTTTATCTCGCTATTGAGCATGCCCACCAAGACATCCCCAATCTCCTTATACTCCTTGGGCAACTCCACTTTTTGCCAACTCATCGTCAGGGGGTGGATGTATGGTTTTACATCATCATCCTCTTTAGATCTATATTCTATGGCATTGATGAA
This region includes:
- a CDS encoding helicase-related protein → MASKYVSHPLIRPETVEERLYQQNILNTCLEHNTLVILPTALGKTVISLLVAAHRLSIHPLKKILVLAPTRPLVLQHHDSFRRFLLIDDFEVLTGKVAPKKRVELWKNAQIIFATPQLIRNDVVGGRYDFGDVCLIVFDEAHRARKKYAYNQIAETYMDQCIDPLILALTASPGQDRTVIRGTYESLFINAIEYRSKEDDDVKPYIHPLTMSWQKVELPKEYKEIGDVLVGMLNSEIKKLQSMGLLTYKKTKYISKRDLLILGQRLRANLNRDKRQGSVYTAIILQAAAISLSHAIEVLTTQDIEVLHKFLKSIQDKAKRDVKFARRVTRLQGFSVLTELVKKYLNIDHPKQEKLRQAIMSELSQNPKSKIIVFTQFRDTATKIVHSLKEVELARPIRFVGQASKQHDPGLTQDEQSHILREFQSGTYNILVATSIAEEGLDIPSVDFVIFYEPVPSEIRLIQRMGRTARRGFGRVKILITEGTADETYYWASMAKEKKMRKIVASLSEELAGLGVAPQKQSFLGKF